Proteins encoded within one genomic window of Streptomyces taklimakanensis:
- the cobO gene encoding cob(I)yrinic acid a,c-diamide adenosyltransferase codes for MPQGQPSVVPDDGLTTRQRRNRPLLAVHTGVGKGKSTAAFGLALRAWNQGWPIGVFQFVKSAKWRVGEERALRVLGASGEGGTVAWHKMGEGWSWVQRDIESSEEAAREGWEQVRRDLAAETYRLYVLDEFTYPMHWGWVDTDEVVETLRNRPGTQHVVITGRNAPEALLDAADLVTEMAKVKHPMDTGQKGQRGIEW; via the coding sequence GTGCCGCAGGGACAACCGAGCGTCGTACCCGACGACGGACTCACCACGCGCCAGCGCCGCAACCGCCCGTTGTTGGCGGTGCACACGGGCGTCGGCAAGGGCAAGTCGACCGCCGCCTTCGGGCTGGCGCTGCGCGCCTGGAACCAGGGCTGGCCGATCGGGGTGTTCCAGTTCGTGAAGTCCGCCAAGTGGCGGGTCGGCGAGGAGCGTGCGCTGCGCGTGCTGGGCGCGAGCGGCGAGGGCGGCACCGTCGCCTGGCACAAGATGGGCGAGGGCTGGTCGTGGGTCCAGCGCGACATCGAGTCCAGCGAGGAGGCCGCGCGCGAGGGCTGGGAGCAGGTCAGGCGCGACCTGGCGGCCGAGACGTACCGGCTGTACGTGCTGGACGAGTTCACCTATCCGATGCACTGGGGTTGGGTGGACACCGACGAGGTCGTGGAGACGCTGCGGAACCGTCCCGGCACCCAGCACGTGGTGATCACCGGGCGGAACGCGCCGGAGGCGCTGCTCGACGCCGCCGACCTGGTGACCGAGATGGCCAAGGTCAAGCACCCGATGGACACCGGTCAGAAGGGCCAGCGGGGCATCGAGTGGTGA
- a CDS encoding cobyrinate a,c-diamide synthase: MSTTVPRLVVAAPSSGSGKTTVATGLMAAFSAAGLTVSPHKVGPDYIDPGYHALATGRVGRNLDAYLCGPELIAPLFLHGAAGADLAVVEGVMGLYDGAAGQGDAGPGGRGDLGSTAQVAKLLRAPVVLVVDASSQSRSVAALVHGFASWDPQVRVAGVILNKVASDRHEELLREALDASGVPVLGVLRRARQVRTPSRHLGLVPVAERRTEATESVAELAERVRSGCDLEALLALARSAPPLPEEPWEPPAPAPVPRVRPVVAVAGGPAFTFSYAEHAELLRAAGAEVAVFDPLRDTELPAGTAGLVLGGGFPEVYAPELSANEPLRRAVAELAASGAPIAAECAGLLYLARELDGAPMCGVLDVTARMTERLTLGYREAVAVCDSVPAVAGTRVRGHEFHRTVVEPEAGASPAWGLSWGGSRPGRRLEGFVRGAVHASYLHVHWAAEPSLARRFVNGCAEGAQSVGKGVRHERQR; encoded by the coding sequence ATGAGTACGACCGTTCCCCGGCTGGTGGTCGCCGCGCCCTCCTCGGGCAGCGGCAAGACCACCGTCGCCACCGGGCTGATGGCCGCCTTCTCGGCGGCCGGGCTGACCGTCTCCCCGCACAAGGTGGGTCCGGACTACATCGATCCGGGCTACCACGCGTTGGCCACCGGACGCGTCGGCCGCAACCTCGACGCGTACCTGTGCGGCCCGGAGCTGATCGCGCCGCTGTTCCTGCACGGGGCGGCCGGCGCGGACCTGGCCGTGGTCGAGGGCGTGATGGGCCTGTACGACGGGGCCGCCGGCCAGGGGGACGCCGGACCGGGCGGGCGGGGGGACCTCGGCTCGACCGCGCAGGTGGCCAAGCTGCTGCGGGCGCCGGTGGTGCTGGTGGTGGACGCCTCCTCGCAGTCCCGTTCGGTGGCGGCGCTGGTGCACGGCTTCGCCTCCTGGGACCCCCAGGTGCGCGTCGCCGGAGTGATCCTCAACAAGGTGGCCTCCGACCGCCACGAGGAGCTGCTGCGCGAGGCGCTGGACGCCTCGGGGGTGCCGGTGCTGGGCGTGCTGCGCCGTGCCCGCCAGGTGCGCACTCCCTCCCGTCATCTGGGTCTGGTGCCGGTGGCCGAACGGCGGACGGAGGCCACCGAGTCGGTGGCCGAGCTGGCGGAACGGGTACGGTCCGGCTGCGATCTGGAGGCGCTGCTCGCCCTGGCGCGCTCCGCGCCACCGCTGCCGGAGGAACCGTGGGAGCCCCCGGCCCCCGCCCCCGTGCCGCGCGTGCGACCGGTGGTGGCCGTCGCGGGCGGACCGGCCTTCACCTTCTCCTACGCCGAACACGCCGAGCTGCTGCGGGCGGCCGGCGCGGAGGTGGCCGTCTTCGACCCGCTGCGGGACACCGAACTGCCGGCGGGCACGGCCGGGCTGGTCCTCGGCGGGGGGTTCCCGGAGGTGTACGCGCCGGAGCTGTCGGCGAACGAGCCGCTGCGCCGGGCCGTCGCCGAGCTGGCCGCCTCGGGAGCGCCGATCGCCGCCGAGTGCGCCGGACTGCTGTACCTGGCGCGGGAGCTGGACGGCGCGCCGATGTGCGGGGTGCTGGACGTGACCGCGCGGATGACCGAGCGGCTCACCCTCGGCTACCGCGAGGCCGTCGCCGTCTGCGACAGCGTGCCGGCCGTCGCCGGGACACGGGTGCGCGGTCACGAGTTCCACCGCACGGTGGTGGAACCGGAGGCGGGTGCCTCACCCGCGTGGGGGCTGTCGTGGGGTGGCTCCCGGCCCGGGCGGCGGTTGGAGGGTTTCGTGCGGGGTGCGGTGCACGCGTCGTACCTGCACGTGCACTGGGCCGCCGAGCCCTCCCTCGCCCGGCGGTTCGTCAACGGGTGCGCCGAGGGCGCCCAGAGCGTCGGAAAGGGTGTGCGGCATGAGCGGCAGCGGTGA
- the cobI gene encoding precorrin-2 C(20)-methyltransferase: MSGSGDGGAPRLVGVGVGPGDPDLVTVKGVKALRSADVVVVPVMEDGGTGRAEATVLHHVSHERIERVVFALNERSDRARREAAWDAAGERVAELLRARGTVAFATIGDPNVYSTFTYLAQTVGELVPETVVETVPGITAMQDLAARGGAVLTEGTEPLTLVPVTAGTAALRQALEGPGTVVAYKFGRRAREVAAALRATGRTEGAVWGSSLGLPQESIRPAAELEAESASPDAELPYLSTLIAPARRESRGGKL, from the coding sequence ATGAGCGGCAGCGGTGACGGAGGAGCGCCCCGGCTGGTGGGCGTCGGAGTGGGACCGGGCGATCCGGACCTGGTGACCGTCAAGGGCGTCAAGGCGCTGCGCTCGGCGGACGTGGTGGTGGTGCCGGTGATGGAGGACGGCGGTACGGGCCGGGCCGAGGCCACCGTGCTGCACCACGTGTCGCACGAGCGGATCGAGCGGGTGGTCTTCGCGCTCAACGAGCGCAGCGACCGGGCCCGCCGGGAGGCCGCGTGGGACGCGGCCGGCGAGCGCGTCGCCGAGCTGCTGCGCGCCCGCGGCACCGTGGCCTTCGCCACCATCGGGGACCCCAACGTGTACTCCACCTTCACCTACCTCGCGCAGACCGTCGGCGAGCTGGTGCCCGAGACCGTGGTGGAGACCGTGCCCGGCATCACCGCGATGCAGGACCTGGCCGCGCGCGGCGGGGCCGTGCTCACCGAGGGGACGGAACCGCTGACGCTGGTGCCGGTGACGGCCGGAACGGCGGCGCTCCGGCAGGCGCTGGAGGGGCCGGGGACGGTCGTGGCGTACAAGTTCGGGCGGCGGGCCCGCGAGGTCGCCGCCGCGCTGCGCGCCACGGGCCGCACCGAGGGCGCGGTGTGGGGATCGTCGTTGGGGCTGCCGCAGGAGTCGATCCGACCGGCGGCGGAGCTGGAGGCCGAATCGGCCTCACCGGACGCCGAACTGCCTTATCTGTCCACACTGATCGCCCCCGCCCGCCGCGAGAGCCGAGGAGGCAAGCTGTGA
- the cobM gene encoding precorrin-4 C(11)-methyltransferase: MTTAPSTDTHRSGKVTIVGAGPGAADLLTFRAARAIAEADVVIWAASLVREEVLEHARKDAEILDSASMSLEDVVAVYERAAHEGLRVARVHSGDPALWGGTQEQVDRCAELGVEVEIVPGVSSFSAVAAIAGRELTIPEVAQSVILTRLGGGKTPMPPGEEVREFARHGTTMAVFLSAARSGQLAVELLEGGYPTDTPVVIAHQATWPDELVLRCTVGTLEETVKEHRLWKHTLFLVGPALSASGTRSHLYHPGHFHGHRRAEPEARRALRAARREGRAANAPVPSEAGRG; this comes from the coding sequence GTGACCACCGCACCGAGCACCGACACGCACCGCTCCGGCAAGGTGACCATCGTGGGCGCCGGCCCCGGCGCCGCCGATCTGCTCACCTTCCGCGCCGCCCGGGCCATCGCCGAGGCCGACGTGGTGATCTGGGCGGCCAGTCTGGTGCGCGAGGAGGTCCTCGAACACGCCCGGAAGGACGCGGAGATCCTGGACTCGGCGTCGATGTCCCTGGAGGACGTCGTCGCCGTCTACGAACGGGCCGCCCACGAGGGCCTGCGGGTGGCGCGCGTCCACTCCGGCGATCCGGCGCTGTGGGGCGGCACCCAGGAGCAGGTGGACCGCTGCGCGGAGCTGGGCGTCGAGGTGGAGATCGTGCCCGGCGTGTCCTCGTTCTCGGCCGTGGCGGCCATCGCGGGGCGGGAGCTGACGATCCCGGAGGTCGCCCAGTCGGTGATCCTCACCCGGCTCGGCGGCGGCAAGACGCCGATGCCGCCCGGCGAGGAGGTGCGGGAGTTCGCCCGGCACGGCACCACCATGGCCGTCTTCCTGTCGGCGGCGCGCTCGGGACAGTTGGCGGTGGAGCTGTTGGAGGGCGGTTACCCGACCGACACCCCGGTGGTGATCGCGCACCAGGCGACCTGGCCCGACGAGCTGGTGCTGCGCTGCACCGTCGGCACCCTGGAGGAGACCGTCAAGGAGCACCGGCTGTGGAAGCACACGCTGTTCCTGGTCGGCCCCGCGCTGTCCGCCTCCGGCACCCGCTCGCACCTGTACCACCCGGGGCACTTCCACGGCCACCGCCGTGCCGAGCCCGAGGCGCGGCGGGCCCTGCGGGCGGCCCGGCGGGAGGGCCGGGCGGCGAACGCTCCCGTCCCCTCGGAGGCCGGCCGTGGATGA
- a CDS encoding cobalt-precorrin-5B (C(1))-methyltransferase produces the protein MDERPAPGTDRGPGNPARRTPDGGPRRGTTPGPELREPDLPRTAKQRPKALRTGWTTGTCASAAARAAALHLVTGEPQPWVEVALPSGRRVTFAVECSTELRPGRTEAVVVKDAGDDPDVTHGSRLTATVSRRDEPGIELHGGVGVGVVTRPGLGLEVGGPAINPVPRAMISQAVGEVVDVTEHGVDVTISVPDGEKRARKTTNAKLGIIGGISILGTTGIVRPFSTASWRASVEQAVSVAAAQGAPAVVLCTGGRTEKGAMELLPDLPEVCFVEVGDFTGAALRRSVEHGMGRVVFVGMVGKLTKLASGVLMTHYTRSKVDTSVLADVTRAVGGPESVAEEVAAANTARHAYELWDAAGLLPAAGAELCRRVADVLERFVDRRVTAETALVDFTGRAVIALHSADGGLLP, from the coding sequence GTGGATGAGCGGCCGGCGCCGGGAACGGACCGGGGCCCGGGGAACCCAGCGCGCCGGACTCCGGACGGCGGCCCGCGCCGCGGCACCACACCGGGCCCCGAGCTGCGGGAACCGGACCTGCCGCGGACCGCCAAGCAGCGGCCGAAGGCGTTGCGCACCGGCTGGACGACCGGCACCTGCGCCTCGGCGGCGGCTCGCGCCGCCGCGCTGCACCTGGTCACCGGCGAGCCCCAGCCGTGGGTGGAGGTCGCGCTGCCCTCGGGACGGCGCGTGACGTTCGCGGTGGAGTGCTCGACCGAGCTGCGCCCCGGGCGCACCGAGGCCGTGGTGGTCAAGGACGCCGGCGACGACCCCGACGTCACCCACGGTTCGCGTCTGACCGCCACGGTGAGCCGGCGGGACGAGCCCGGCATCGAGCTGCACGGCGGGGTGGGCGTCGGCGTCGTCACCCGGCCGGGGCTCGGTCTGGAGGTGGGCGGCCCGGCGATCAACCCGGTGCCCCGCGCCATGATCAGCCAGGCGGTGGGCGAGGTCGTCGACGTCACCGAGCACGGCGTGGACGTCACCATCAGCGTGCCGGACGGCGAGAAGCGCGCCCGGAAGACCACCAACGCCAAGCTGGGCATCATCGGCGGCATCTCCATCCTCGGCACGACCGGGATCGTGCGGCCGTTCTCCACCGCCTCCTGGCGGGCCAGCGTGGAGCAGGCGGTGTCGGTGGCGGCCGCGCAGGGCGCGCCGGCCGTGGTGCTGTGCACCGGCGGCCGCACCGAGAAGGGGGCCATGGAGCTGCTGCCGGACCTGCCGGAGGTGTGCTTCGTCGAGGTCGGTGACTTCACGGGCGCCGCGCTGCGGCGGTCCGTCGAGCACGGCATGGGCCGGGTGGTGTTCGTCGGCATGGTGGGGAAGCTGACCAAGCTGGCCTCCGGGGTGTTGATGACCCACTACACGCGGTCGAAGGTGGACACCTCCGTCCTGGCCGACGTCACCCGCGCGGTGGGCGGGCCGGAGTCGGTGGCGGAGGAGGTCGCGGCGGCCAACACCGCCCGCCACGCCTACGAGCTGTGGGACGCGGCGGGACTGCTGCCCGCCGCGGGCGCCGAGCTGTGCCGCCGGGTGGCGGACGTGCTGGAACGCTTCGTCGACCGCCGGGTCACGGCGGAGACGGCCCTGGTGGACTTCACGGGCCGCGCGGTGATCGCCCTCCACTCCGCCGACGGGGGGCTGCTGCCGTGA
- the cbiE gene encoding precorrin-6y C5,15-methyltransferase (decarboxylating) subunit CbiE has translation MITVVGTGTGATPAGGTDWRGVSLAVGARRHLEAAGVPPGVRRVVLGPLAPALDAVEEYLAAGRVVVLASGDPGFFGIVRALAERFGPRALDVRPTVPSVAAAFARAGLPWDDAAVVSAHGRDPRTAVNVCRAHPKTAVLTGPGAGPAELGAALTGTGLPRTLVVASALGTPHERVERLSPAEAAARVWPDAVNVVLCLDESRALAPAPRALAGPYRPPAGWALPEEAFEHRDSMVTKYEVRALALARLGPRPGDLVWDVGAGSGSVAVECARLGAAAIAVERAADGARRCRANAAAHGVDVQTVHGSAPDVLADLPDPDAVFVGGGGRDVESVVSACARRARRAVVVTLAALDRVSAVRAALDSAGLDCDGVLLQSSRLAPLPGDVLRLAARNPVFVLWGTRPAPEGAFS, from the coding sequence GTGATCACCGTCGTGGGCACGGGCACGGGAGCCACGCCGGCCGGCGGGACCGACTGGCGGGGGGTGTCCCTGGCCGTGGGCGCCCGCCGCCACCTGGAGGCCGCCGGGGTGCCCCCCGGAGTGCGGAGGGTGGTGCTGGGCCCGCTGGCACCGGCCCTGGACGCGGTGGAGGAGTATCTCGCCGCCGGCCGAGTGGTGGTACTCGCCTCCGGCGACCCGGGGTTCTTCGGGATCGTCCGGGCGCTCGCCGAACGCTTCGGCCCCCGCGCCCTGGACGTGCGGCCCACCGTGCCGTCCGTGGCCGCCGCCTTCGCCCGCGCCGGGCTGCCCTGGGACGACGCGGCCGTGGTCAGCGCGCACGGACGCGACCCGCGCACCGCCGTCAACGTCTGCCGCGCCCACCCCAAGACCGCCGTGTTGACCGGACCGGGCGCGGGCCCCGCCGAGCTGGGCGCCGCGCTGACCGGCACCGGTCTGCCGCGCACCCTGGTGGTGGCGAGCGCCCTGGGCACGCCGCACGAACGCGTCGAGCGCCTCTCCCCCGCCGAGGCAGCCGCGCGCGTCTGGCCCGACGCGGTGAACGTGGTGCTGTGCCTGGACGAGTCCCGGGCCCTGGCCCCGGCGCCCCGCGCGCTCGCCGGCCCGTACCGCCCGCCCGCGGGGTGGGCGCTGCCCGAGGAGGCCTTCGAGCACCGCGACTCGATGGTCACCAAGTACGAGGTGCGGGCCCTGGCCCTGGCCCGGCTCGGGCCGCGCCCGGGCGATCTGGTCTGGGACGTCGGCGCGGGCTCCGGTTCGGTCGCGGTGGAGTGCGCGCGGCTGGGGGCGGCTGCCATCGCCGTGGAGCGCGCCGCCGACGGCGCCCGGCGCTGCCGGGCCAACGCCGCCGCCCACGGTGTGGACGTCCAGACCGTGCACGGCTCCGCGCCCGACGTGCTGGCGGATCTGCCCGACCCCGACGCGGTGTTCGTCGGCGGCGGGGGCCGGGACGTGGAGTCGGTCGTCTCCGCCTGCGCCCGCCGCGCCCGTCGGGCCGTCGTCGTCACGCTCGCCGCCCTGGACCGGGTGTCGGCCGTGCGGGCCGCGCTCGACTCGGCCGGACTCGACTGCGACGGCGTGCTGTTGCAGTCCTCCCGTCTGGCTCCCCTGCCCGGCGACGTGCTCCGCCTCGCCGCCCGCAATCCCGTCTTCGTCCTGTGGGGCACTCGCCCCGCCCCCGAAGGAGCGTTCTCGTGA
- the cobJ gene encoding precorrin-3B C(17)-methyltransferase, translating to MNPPKGPIGLVSATAAGRRARDRLAAAWPGETRVYDTTGDGAGGGAGPGSVRDAVARAFAECDRLVCFLATGATVRLVAPLLGDKASDPGVVCVDEAQRYAVALLGGHAGGANELAHAVAEALPGCRPVVTTATDAVGVPGLDTLGMPVEGAVAAVSRAILDGGPVRLVRHVASPLPAMPPNVTEATDNGTERDEDGHVLLVSDRAVVPDDRTAVLRPPVLSVGVGASRGAPADEVTDLVERSLADAGLSPRCVAELATVEAKAEEPGIVEAARRLGVPVRTYPADALAAVPVPHPSDAPLAAVGTPSVAEAAALLACGEEAELVVPKRKSEPGGPGARAAMATCAVARRRPRGRLALVGLGPGARDLLTPRAREELRRASVVVGLDQYVDQVRDLLRPGTRVLESGLGAEEERARTAVAEARAGRAVALIGSGDAGVYAMASPALAEASADIDVVGVPGVTAALAAAALLGAPLGHDHVSISLSDLHTPWEVIERRVRSAAEADLVVTFYNPRSRGRDWQLPKALSLLAEHRAPHTPVGVVRNASRPGERVTVTTLGELDPDVVDMMTVVTVGNTATRVVAGRMVTPRGYRWQEGS from the coding sequence GTGAACCCCCCGAAAGGCCCGATCGGTCTCGTCTCCGCCACCGCCGCCGGACGGCGCGCCCGCGATCGGCTGGCCGCCGCCTGGCCCGGTGAGACCCGCGTCTACGACACCACCGGGGACGGCGCCGGCGGTGGCGCGGGGCCCGGCAGCGTACGCGACGCGGTGGCCCGCGCCTTCGCCGAGTGCGACCGGCTCGTCTGCTTCCTGGCCACCGGCGCGACCGTGCGCCTGGTCGCCCCGCTGTTGGGCGACAAGGCGAGCGATCCGGGCGTGGTGTGCGTGGACGAGGCCCAGCGGTACGCGGTGGCCCTGCTGGGCGGCCACGCGGGCGGCGCCAACGAACTGGCGCACGCGGTGGCCGAGGCCCTGCCCGGCTGCCGGCCCGTCGTCACCACCGCCACCGACGCCGTCGGCGTGCCCGGCCTGGACACCCTCGGCATGCCCGTCGAGGGCGCCGTGGCGGCGGTCTCGCGGGCGATCCTGGACGGCGGACCCGTCCGTCTGGTGCGGCACGTCGCCTCCCCCCTTCCGGCAATGCCACCCAACGTAACCGAGGCCACCGACAACGGCACCGAGCGTGACGAGGATGGTCACGTCCTGCTGGTCAGCGACCGTGCCGTGGTGCCGGACGACCGCACGGCCGTGCTGCGGCCCCCCGTCCTCTCCGTCGGGGTGGGGGCCAGCCGGGGCGCACCCGCCGACGAGGTCACCGACCTGGTGGAGCGGTCGCTGGCCGACGCCGGTCTCTCGCCCCGCTGCGTCGCCGAGCTGGCCACCGTCGAGGCCAAGGCGGAGGAGCCGGGCATCGTCGAGGCGGCCCGGCGGCTGGGCGTGCCGGTGCGGACGTATCCCGCCGACGCGCTGGCCGCCGTGCCCGTCCCCCACCCCTCCGACGCGCCGCTGGCCGCCGTGGGCACTCCGAGCGTGGCGGAGGCCGCCGCGCTGCTGGCCTGCGGCGAGGAAGCCGAACTGGTCGTCCCCAAGCGGAAGTCGGAACCGGGGGGACCGGGGGCAAGAGCCGCGATGGCGACCTGCGCCGTGGCGCGGCGCCGGCCGCGCGGCCGCCTGGCGCTCGTCGGCCTCGGGCCGGGCGCCCGCGACCTGCTCACCCCACGCGCCCGCGAGGAGCTGCGCCGCGCCTCGGTGGTCGTCGGCCTCGACCAGTACGTGGACCAGGTCCGCGACCTGCTGCGCCCGGGCACCCGGGTGCTGGAGTCGGGGCTGGGCGCGGAGGAGGAACGCGCCCGCACCGCCGTGGCCGAGGCCCGCGCGGGCCGCGCCGTGGCGCTGATCGGCAGCGGGGACGCCGGGGTGTACGCGATGGCCTCCCCCGCCCTCGCCGAGGCATCGGCGGACATCGACGTGGTGGGCGTCCCCGGGGTCACCGCCGCGCTGGCCGCCGCCGCGCTGCTGGGCGCGCCGCTGGGCCACGACCACGTCTCGATCAGCCTCTCGGACCTGCACACGCCCTGGGAGGTGATCGAGCGCCGGGTGCGGTCGGCGGCCGAGGCGGATCTGGTGGTGACGTTCTACAACCCCCGCAGCCGGGGTCGCGACTGGCAGCTTCCCAAGGCGCTCTCCCTGCTGGCGGAGCACCGCGCCCCCCACACGCCCGTCGGTGTGGTGCGCAACGCCTCGCGCCCCGGGGAGCGGGTCACCGTCACCACGTTGGGCGAGCTCGACCCGGACGTGGTCGACATGATGACCGTGGTGACCGTCGGCAACACCGCCACCCGCGTTGTCGCCGGACGCATGGTCACCCCGCGCGGCTACCGCTGGCAGGAGGGCTCGTGA
- a CDS encoding 4Fe-4S binding protein — MTLPPGPVVTAPTSAAPVTVTARCAGCGACLLTCPVHAIRPSGGTLLVRAETCTGCLECVEVCPVDAIEETATPARAGDTVSDARAATPPRTTTPRPLAARAEKLTQETP, encoded by the coding sequence GTGACGCTCCCTCCCGGGCCGGTCGTCACCGCCCCGACCTCCGCCGCCCCCGTGACCGTCACCGCGCGCTGCGCCGGCTGCGGCGCCTGTCTGCTGACCTGTCCGGTCCACGCGATCCGTCCGTCCGGCGGCACGCTGCTGGTGCGGGCGGAGACGTGCACCGGCTGCCTGGAGTGCGTCGAGGTGTGCCCCGTCGATGCCATCGAGGAGACCGCCACACCGGCCCGCGCGGGAGACACCGTGAGCGACGCACGCGCGGCCACCCCACCGCGGACCACCACCCCGCGCCCCCTCGCCGCGCGGGCGGAGAAGCTCACCCAGGAGACACCGTGA
- a CDS encoding precorrin-8X methylmutase, giving the protein MTSPTPPPSSRTVHPIEEESYRILRSRLDTSHLPPLTRAVVERVVHSSADPAYADDLVTDEGALRAAHTALHAGAPVVVDVEMVAAGITRRRTVCRLSDASGGPGLTRSAHAVRLAHQEVGPGAVWVVGCAPTALFELLDLGVDPALVIGLPVGFVGAAESKEALRASGLPAISNVSEKGGSAVAAAALNALLYTPSDVPPPTAARPSVTTKEIS; this is encoded by the coding sequence GTGACGTCGCCGACGCCGCCGCCGTCGTCCCGCACCGTCCACCCCATCGAGGAGGAGTCGTACCGCATCCTGCGTTCCCGACTGGACACCTCGCATCTGCCCCCGCTGACCCGGGCCGTGGTGGAGCGGGTGGTCCACTCCAGCGCCGATCCGGCCTACGCCGACGACCTGGTCACCGACGAGGGCGCGCTGCGCGCCGCGCACACCGCCCTGCACGCCGGCGCGCCGGTCGTGGTCGACGTCGAAATGGTCGCCGCCGGGATCACCCGCCGCAGGACGGTGTGCCGGCTGTCCGACGCCTCGGGCGGCCCCGGACTGACCCGCTCGGCGCACGCGGTCCGGCTGGCCCACCAGGAGGTCGGTCCCGGCGCGGTGTGGGTGGTCGGCTGTGCGCCCACCGCCCTGTTCGAACTGCTCGACCTGGGCGTCGATCCCGCCCTGGTCATCGGCCTGCCCGTCGGTTTCGTCGGTGCGGCCGAGAGCAAGGAGGCGCTGCGGGCCAGCGGTCTGCCGGCCATCAGCAACGTCTCGGAGAAGGGCGGCAGCGCGGTGGCCGCCGCCGCCCTCAACGCCCTTCTGTACACGCCCTCGGACGTCCCGCCGCCGACCGCGGCGCGGCCCTCCGTCACCACCAAGGAGATCTCGTGA
- a CDS encoding CbiX/SirB N-terminal domain-containing protein: MTTPPALLLVGHGTRDDAGAEAFRSFVRDLGRRRPDLPVAGGFIELSPPPLADAVSDLTGRGVRRFAAVPLMLVSAGHAKGDIPAALAREKLRHPGTSYAYGRPLGPHPSLLEVLERRVDEALADPGRDLGTPGGTGSFPGDRARTTVLLVGRGSTDPDANAEVHKAARLLWEGRGYAGVETAFVSLAAPDVPAGLERCRRLGADRIVVLPYFLFTGILPERVRQQAEGWAKAHPETEVRCADVMGPTDELAELVWERYEEAVRGDLRMNCDTCVYRVALPGFEDKVGMPQQPHHHPDDDGHHHHHHGGHAHAH, from the coding sequence GTGACCACCCCGCCCGCCCTGCTCCTCGTCGGCCATGGCACCCGTGACGACGCCGGCGCCGAGGCGTTCCGTTCCTTCGTGCGCGACCTCGGCCGGCGGCGGCCCGACCTCCCCGTCGCGGGAGGGTTCATCGAGCTGTCTCCGCCGCCGCTCGCGGACGCCGTCTCCGACCTCACGGGCCGGGGCGTGCGGCGCTTCGCCGCCGTTCCGCTGATGCTGGTCTCGGCCGGGCACGCCAAGGGCGACATTCCCGCCGCGCTGGCCCGTGAGAAGCTCCGCCACCCGGGCACCTCCTACGCCTACGGTCGTCCGCTCGGACCGCACCCGTCCCTGCTGGAGGTGCTGGAGCGCCGGGTGGACGAGGCACTGGCCGACCCCGGCCGCGACCTCGGGACGCCGGGCGGAACGGGAAGCTTCCCGGGCGACCGCGCCCGCACGACGGTGCTGTTGGTGGGCCGCGGCTCCACCGACCCCGACGCCAACGCCGAGGTACACAAGGCCGCCCGTCTGCTGTGGGAGGGACGCGGCTACGCGGGCGTGGAGACGGCGTTCGTCTCGCTCGCCGCGCCCGACGTCCCCGCCGGTCTGGAGCGCTGCCGGCGGTTGGGCGCCGACCGGATCGTGGTGCTGCCGTACTTCCTGTTCACCGGGATCCTGCCGGAGCGGGTGCGGCAGCAGGCCGAGGGCTGGGCGAAGGCCCATCCGGAGACCGAGGTCCGCTGCGCCGACGTCATGGGCCCCACCGACGAGTTGGCGGAGCTGGTGTGGGAGCGGTACGAGGAGGCCGTCCGGGGCGACCTGCGGATGAACTGCGACACGTGCGTCTACCGCGTCGCGCTGCCCGGCTTCGAGGACAAGGTCGGCATGCCGCAGCAGCCGCACCACCACCCGGACGACGACGGCCACCACCATCACCATCACGGCGGCCACGCCCATGCGCACTGA